A window of Methylobacterium bullatum genomic DNA:
TGCCGAGCTCGTCGACGAGAACGGCGTGCAGATCGCGCCGCTGCACTACCCGCACCTGTCGCATTCCGAAATCTTCGCGGCGGTGGAGGAGTTCTACCGGAAGTTCTATTTCCGCGCTCCGAAGATCGCCTCCATCGTCTCGGAAATGGTCCGTTCGCCCGACATGATGAAGCGCCGCCTGCGAGAAGGCGTGGAGTTCTACCGCTTCCTCAAGGAGCGCCAGGGCACCGCCAAGGCCGCCTGAGCACCGCTTGCAAGGACACACGACGGCCGGGCTCGCTGCCCGGCCGTTTTCGTTTCAGGCTAGCACCGGGTCGGCCGCCGAGCGGCGGGCAGAAGCCGGGAAGGCCTTTGCCGCATCGGCCCCCCCGGTGGCGATGCGGCTTACCCTGACGAGGATTGAGCGTGGCCCATAAGAAACGCCTGATCGTCACCGCCGACGATTTCGGCCTGAGCCTGGCGGTCAACGACGCGGTGGAGCAGGCCCATCGCGAGGGCATCCTCACGGCCGCCAGCCTGATGGTGGGCGCGCCCGCCGCCGCGGATGCGGTCGCTCGCGCGCGGCGCCTGCCGTCCCTGCGCGTCGGCCTACACCTCGTCATGGTGGAAGCGTGGCCGACCCTGCCCGCCGCCGACCTGCCCGACCTCGTCGGACCGGACGGTCTCATCCGCAGCGACATGGGGCGCCTCGGCCTCGACCTCGCCGTGAAGCCATCGGCGCGCCGTCAGCTCTCGGCGGAGATCACGGCACAGTTCGAGGCGTACAAGGCAACGGGCCTCCCCCTCGACCACGTCAACGCCCACAAGCATTTCCACGTGCATCCCCTCATCGCCGGGCGCGTCCTGGCGATCGGCAGCGGCTACGGCATGCGGGCGCTCCGGGTGCCGCGCGAGCCTCGCACCGTGCTGCGCGCCGCCGAGCCGGGGGCCAATCCGAAACCCGCCCTCGACATCGCCCCCTGGGCCGGCCTGCTTGCCGTCCGCGCCCGTCAGGCGGGCCTGCTGATCCCCGATCGCACGCTGGGGCTGGCATGGTCCGGCGCGATGACACCGCGGCGCGTGGCGGGGCTCCTCCGCCATCTGCCCGACGGCCTGACCGAGCTGTATACCCATCCCGCCACCGGCGGCGGCTTTCCGGGGGAGGCACCCGGCTATGCTTATGCCGCCGAGCGCGACGCCCTGATTGCGCCGGAGACGATCGCGGCCCTGGCGGAATCCGGGGCGGCGCCGGGCGGGTTCTCGGATTTCTCTTAAGTCCGGACCTCGATGAGCCTGACTCATCGACGTCTGTCCGCGCGACGGCGCGGCGGCGGTGGTCCGCGGCGCCTCACCGAGCCTGACCTATGGGTCGGGGTCGGCGAAACTTGGCATTCGAGGCCCGGCTCCGACCGCCACAGGCGCCGACGACCGGGACCTCATCAAAGAAAAGGCTGCCGTCGCTTCATGCGACGGCAGCCTTTTTTTATGGACCGATCCCTGGCCCTATTTCACGGCCACGGGCTCGGGCTTTGCCGCCCTGAACCCTGCCACGGCGTCCTCCCCCTCGGGGCGCTTCGGGTCCGGCTTCTTCGGCGGCGGGCCGAGGAAGGCCGGGACCACGAAGAACGCGGCGATGAGGGTGAAGAACAGCGACAGGGCGAGGAGCTTGCCCATGCTGGCCGTGCCGGGATGACTCGACAGAACCAGGGAGCCGAAGGCCGTGCCGGTGGTCAGGGCGGAGAAGAAGATCGCCCGCGTCAGGCTCGAGGCCAGCATGTCGGTGACGCCCGCCCGCCAGGCGATGACGTAGTAGATGTGGAAGGCCACGCCCACGGCGAGCATCAGCGGCAAGGCGATGATGTTGGCGAAGTTGAGCGGCATGCCGACCACATGCAGCGCCATCAGCGTCCAGAGGGTAGCGAGCACCAGCGGGCCGAGGGTCATCGCCACGTCCCAGGGCTTCCGCAGGGCCACCGACAGGATGATGAAGATCGCCACCAGCGCCGTCAGCGCCGCCTGCACGAAGGCGCCGAGGATGGTGTAGCTCGACGACGTCGTCGCCACCGGCGCGCCGGTGGCGTGCGGGGCGACGGTCTGCACCTCCTTGGCGAAGCGGCGCAGCACGACGTTGTCGTTGGCGTCGCCGCTCGGATGCACCTCGATCCGGGCGCGGCCGTCGGCGGCGATCCATTCGGCCTTCAGCTTCGGCGGGATGTTGGCGAGGGTGACCTTCTCGGGGGACAGCATGCCGCGCAGGCGGCTGAGCAAGGTGTTGAGATCGGTGGTGACCGCCACGTTGGCGGCCTGACGCAGCTGCGGCGTGGCCGAAGCGAGGGACTCGAGCGTGTCCGAGAGCGCACCCGCGGCCTTGGCTCCGCCCGCGTCACCGGTGGCGATGCCCTTCAGCGCAGTGGCCGCCTCCTTCAGCGCCTTCACCGTGTCGGCGTCGGTGGGCGGCGGCGGCTTCCTCGCCGGGTTGAGGATGGGTCCGAGAAGCTCGGCCGTCTCGGCGATGGTCGCGAGCTTCTGATCCTGATCCGGGGGGACGAACGTATCGATGTCGATCACCCGGGCGACCGAGGGCAGGGCCTTCAGCTTGGCCGCGAGCTCGGGCACCGCCTGCACGTTCGGCGCGATCACGTCGATGAGGTTGGGGCTCGTCTCCGGGTCCTTGATCAGGTCGAGATAGGTGGAGATCGATTCCACCTTGGTGCTGCGCAGGTGCATCGGGTTGGAATCGAAGGGCAGCTTGAACAGCAGCGGGATGCCCGCCACCGTGATCACGCCGACGACGATGAGCACGATCTTGCGGTTCTCGATGATCCAATGGTCGACGCCGGCGAGCCATGTCGTCTCCACGGCCCGCGCCTCGCCCTTCGGCTTGAACACCGCGATGAGGGCAGGGAGCAGGGTGAGCGAGAAGAGATAGGCGACGATCATGCCGACGCCGGCGATGAGACCGAGCTCGGACACGCCGCGGAACGCCGTGGGCAGGAACGCGAAGAACCCCGCCACCAGGGAGATGGCTGCGAGACTCAAGGACCAGCCGACGCCGCGCGCGGCGGCACGGATGGCGCTCGCCAGATCCGGTTGCTCGAACCGGTCGGCCCGGTAGCGCACCGCGAACTGGATCCCGAAATCGATCCCGAGCCCCACGAACAGGGCGGCGAAAGCCACGGAGATCGGGTTCAGCTCGCCCACCATCAGGAGGCCGAGGGCCGCGGTGACGATGAGGCCGGCGAAGGTGGTGATCAGGACGGCGCCGACGAGGGGGGCCGAACGCAGGGCCAGCCAGACGAACAGGATGATGGCGCCGGCCGTGACGCTGTAGTTGAGGAACGCGTCCTCGGCGAGGGTGGCGAATTCGTCGTCGGCCACGGCCACCGGGCCGGTGAGGCGCATGCGCGGGTTGTCCGCCCCGTCGAGGCCGCCGAGGGTGTTGATCTTCAAGTCGGTGGCGATGCGCCGGACCAGGGCGGAGGCCTCGGCGCCCGGCTGGAGCGCCGCGTAATCCAGCTTGGGCTGGATCATGATGAACTTGCGGAGTTCCGTACCCTGGGCCTTGCCGTTGGAGAGGAGCAGCTGCCAGGACAGGCGGGCCGGCTCTCCCGCCAGCACCTTGCGCAGCACCTCGTCGATCCGTGTCATCGGACCGTCGAGGTCCTCGAGCTTGGCGTCGCCGCTCTTGATGCCGCGGGCGCCGAGGCCGAGCACCCGCATGAGGCCGCGGAGGGATGGGTCGGCGGCGAGCGGACCGAGCAGCCCCTGCTGCTGGACGAGCTGCTCCATGGTCTTGGTGAGCTCTTCCTGCGGCATCAGCAGGAAGCCGTTCTTGTCGTAGAACGGACCGCCGTCCGGTCGGTAGACCGTCTCGATCTGATTCGGATGGTCGAGGAGAGCCTTGGCCAACGTGGCCGCGGCCTGTTCGGCGACCTCGGGTGTCTTGCCGTCGATGACGGCGACCAGGGTTCCCGTCCGTTGCGGAAACGCCTTCTCGTAGTTGATCTCGTCCTGGCGCCAGGGCACATCCGTATCGATGAGACGCTCGACGTCGGTGTTGATCCGGAAGAGATGGGCGGCGAGCGCCGCGCTTCCGACAGTGAGGAGCGCCACCAGGCCGATGACCAACCAGCGGCGTTGGACAGAAAACGCAACGAGACGTTCGATCACAAGTATCCTGCCTGACTAGCGACGCGGGCCCCACTTGAACGAGAGCGGCCGGTGTCGCGGATGCGACGGACAGGCGACGATCTCGGTGCGGAACCGGTCTTGGTCCAAGGGTCGGTTACCACCTGTCGAGGCAATCCACGAGTCCGGGCGGTATATCGAGACGTGTCATGCCTCTGCGACGGCCAGCCTCGAACGAGGGTGTCCGTACTCATCGGCAGGCGGAAATGCAACGCGGCCCCATCCTCTGGTCCCGTGGACGAAGCCATGTGCGCCCGCGCACCGCACCATTTCGACGCCTCGACGGAACGTCGTCCGAGGCCGTGGGCAGGACACCCGTCGCTGTGAGGGCGCGCAGTTCTGACATTCGCTGGCCGAATAGGAAAAAGCACCACGGTTCGGCATAAGGACAGGATATCGCCAGTATCGGAAGCGCGACGACATGCGCTTCCCCTGTGGCCGTATTGCCCCATCGCCGCTCAAACACGCATCGTGCGCTGGCCGCGCGGGCGGATCAAGATCTGTTCCAGCCTAGTGCGCTGGAATTTCGCCGCTTTTCGCGGTAATGCACCGGTTCATATCGGGGCCAAAAACAAGGAGCCGCGTCTTGGGTATTCCCCTCCGTTACGTCGCGAAGATTGGCGGCTACATTCTCAAGCAGCACCTCACCGGTCGCAAGCGCTACCCGCTCGTGATGATGATGGAGCCGCTGTTCCGCTGCAATCTCGCCTGCGCCGGCTGCGGGAAGATCGACTATCCGGACGAGATCCTGAACAAGCGTCTGCCGGTGGCCGACGCCCTGGAATCCGTGCGTGAGTGCGGCGCACCCATGGTCGTGATCGCCGGCGGCGAGCCGCTTCTGCACAAGGATCTGCCGCAGATCGTCGAAGGCATCATCGCGCAGAAGAAATTCGCGATCGTGTGCACGAACGCGCTGCTGCTCGAGAAGAAGATC
This region includes:
- a CDS encoding Carbohydrate deacetylase translates to MAHKKRLIVTADDFGLSLAVNDAVEQAHREGILTAASLMVGAPAAADAVARARRLPSLRVGLHLVMVEAWPTLPAADLPDLVGPDGLIRSDMGRLGLDLAVKPSARRQLSAEITAQFEAYKATGLPLDHVNAHKHFHVHPLIAGRVLAIGSGYGMRALRVPREPRTVLRAAEPGANPKPALDIAPWAGLLAVRARQAGLLIPDRTLGLAWSGAMTPRRVAGLLRHLPDGLTELYTHPATGGGFPGEAPGYAYAAERDALIAPETIAALAESGAAPGGFSDFS